The Patagioenas fasciata isolate bPatFas1 chromosome 3, bPatFas1.hap1, whole genome shotgun sequence genome contains a region encoding:
- the TP53BP2 gene encoding apoptosis-stimulating of p53 protein 2 isoform X3 produces the protein MFLTVYLSNNEQHFTEVPVTPETTCRDVVELCKEPGETECHLAEVWCGSERPIADNERMLDILQRFGMQRSEVRFFLRHERSPCREAGTGQRSQDPALKRNGVKVPGERRIENGVTAPRMDMTLAELQEMASRQQQQIEAQQQMLANKEQRLKFLKQQDQRQQQQAAEQEKLKRLKEIAENQEAKLKKVRALKGHVEQKRLSNGKLVEEIEQMNSLFQQKQRELVLAVSKVEELTRQLEMLKNGRIDGYHDNQSAVAELDRLYKELQLRNKLNQEQNAKLQQQRECLNKRNSEVAVMDKRVNELRERLWKKKAALQQKENLPVSSDGNLSQPVASAPSRVAAVGPYIQSSTMPRIASRPELLVKPAFSDGTQALQVPDGPLKTQTLPNMRGGSSSQAKVPAGSVVPSAKPPPSATDWSSSNADNHIGQGSALTSGKGIVTSEGQAAEGENFLRDKEKKVRPFSMFDSVDQSAGLGTLRKNQSSEDLLREAQAANKNVTKVPPPVPTKPKQINLPYFGQASHLQPSDTKLDGNLQKLPLAVVTMGNKQKPVAQQPSNPPQQIQQRISVPPVGPSSGQDQILPSSKQESPPAAAVRPFTPQPSKEASLPPFRKPQTVAASSIYSMYTQQQTPGKNFQQAVQSALTRAQTRAPHFPSVYGKPVMAGAGVQNQLPQTENVYSNLQSKPGSPEPEMETTASAHENHETERIPRPLSPTKLLPFLSNPYRNQSDADLEALRKKLSNAPRPLKKRSSITEPEGPNGPNIQKLLYQRTTLAAMETISAPSHPSKQTASAASPESPVEIPNPYLSAESEKETAASMPEPAIAEEPENTPADQSEAVLPSIALDTVPEGVSDGDELTQLKMEEPSLEASLPLEVYMEEYPPYPPPPYPSGEPESLGEDSLNMRPPEVTGQFSLPPGKRTNLRKTGSERIGHGMRVKFNPLALLLDSSLEGEFDLVQRIIYEVEDPSMPNDEGITALHNAVCAGHTEIVKFLVQFGVNVNAADSDGWTPLHCAASCNNVQVCKFLVESGAAVFAMTYSDMQTAADKCEEMEEGYTQCSQFLYGVQEKMGIMNKGVIYGLWDYEAQNDDELSMKEGDCMTILRREDEDEIEWWWARLNDKEGYVPRNLLGLYPRIKPRQRSLA, from the exons GGACTGGACAAAGGTCTCAAGATCCAGCCTTAAAAAGAAATGGTGTGAAAGTGCCTGGTGAGCGAAGAATAGAGAATGGA GTCACTGCTCCGAGGATGGATATGACACTGGCTGAACTTCAGGAGATGGCATCACGCCAGCAGCAACAAATTGAGGCTCAACAGCAAATGCTGGCTAATAAG GAGCAGCGTCTGAAATTCCTGAAACAGCAAGACCAGCGACAGCAACAGCAAGCTGCTGAACAGGAAAAACTTAAGCGATTGAAAGAAATTGCTGAGAATCAGGAAGCCAAACTCAAGAAAGTGAGAGCACTCAAAGGCCATGTGGAGCAAAAAAGACTCAGTAATGGGAAATTAG TGGAGGAGATTGAACAGAtgaacagcctgttccagcagAAGCAGCGCGAGCTGGTGCTGGCGGTGTCAAAAGTAGAGGAACTCACCAGGCAACTGGAGATGCTGAAGAACGGCCGGATTGACGGTTACCACGACAACCAGTCCGCCGTAGCTGAGCTCGACCGCCTGTACAAGGAGCTGCAG TTGAGGAACAAACTGAACCAGGAGCAGAATGCCAAGCTGCAGCAACAGAGGGAGTGTTTGAACAAGCGCAACTCGGAGGTGGCAGTCATGGACAAGCGTGTTAATGAGCTGCGAGAACGCCTGTGGAAGAAAAAGGCAGCTCTGCAACAGAAAGAGAACTTACCA GTTTCTTCAGATGGGAATTTATCCCAGCCAGTGGCTTCTGCTCCAAGTCGAGTGGCAGCAGTAGGTCCTTATATCCAGTCCTCTACTATGCCACGTATTGCTTCCAGACCTGAACTTTTGGTGAAACCAGCATTTTCAGATGGGACACAAGCTTTGCAAGTACCTGATGGTCCACTGAAAACACAAACTCTGCCCAACATGAGAGGTGGGAGCAGTTCACAAGCTAAGGTTCCGGCAG GTTCTGTAGTTCCCAGTGCAAAACCTCCCCCATCTGCCACTGACTGGAGTAGTTCAAATGCCGACAATCATATTGGTCAGGGTTCAGCCTTGACTTCAGGAAAAGGAATTGTGACTAGTGAAGGACAAG CAGCTGAAGGAGAAAATTTTTTACGAGACAAAGAGAAGAAAGTGCGTCCATTCTCAATGTTTGATTCTGTGGACCAGTCTGCTGGGCTCGGCACGCTGAGAAAGAACCAGAGCAGTGAAGATCTCCTGCGAGAAGCACAG GCAGCCAATAAAAATGTAACAAAGGTACCACCACCTGTCCCCACTAAACCAAAACAGATAAACTTGCCTTACTTTGGTCAAGCCAGTCATCTGCAACCTTCTGATACAAAGCTTGATGGAAACCTGCAGAAGCTGCCTTTGGCTGTTGTGACTATggggaacaaacaaaaaccagtggCACAGCAGCCTTCCAATCCTCCTCAGCAGATCCAGCAAAGAATTTCTGTACCTCCTGTGGGTCCTTCCTCTGGCCAGGATCAAATTCTTCCCTCCTCCAAACAGGAGAGTCCCCCAGCAGCTGCCGTGAGACCTTTTACCCCTCAGCCGTCCAAAGAGGCCTCACTCCCACCGTTTCGAAAGCCTCAAACTGTGGCTGCAAGTTCAATTTACAGCATGTACACGCAACAGCAGACTCCTGGGAAGAACTTCCAGCAGGCAGTGCAGAGCGCTTTGACAAGGGCACAGACCAGAGCACCGCACTTCCCAAGCG TGTATGGCAAGCCTGTGATGGCAGGAGCCGGTGTACAGAATCAGCTGCCACAGACGGAGAATGTCTACTCAAACCTCCAAAGCAAGCCAGGCAGTCCAGAACCTGAGATGGAAACAACAGCTTCTGCTCATGAGAATCACGAAACAGAGCGAATACCCCGTCCTCTTAGCCCAACCAAATTGCTGCCGTTCTTGTCCAACCCGTACCGCAACCAGAGCGATGCTGATCTGGAAGCACTACGGAAAAAGCTGTCCAATGCGCCCAGACCACTGAAGAAACGTAGCTCCATTACTGAGCCAGAAGGACCTAATGGGCCTAATATTCAGAAGCTGTTGTATCAGAGGACCACTCTGGCTGCAATGGAGACTATCTCAGCTCCATCACATCCCTCCAAACAGACGGCATCAGCAGCCAGTCCTGAAAGCCCAGTGGAGATCCCAAATCCTTATCTAAGTGCAGAATCGGAGAAAGAAACAGCTGCTTCTATGCCAGAACCAGCCATCGCTGAGGAACCAGAGAACACACCAGCAGATCAGAGCgaagctgttcttccctccatagCTTTGGACACTGTACCTGAGGGAGTATCAGATGGTGATGAACTCACACAGCTGAAAATGGAAGAACCAAGCCTAGAAGCTTCACTGCCACTGGAGGTATACATGGAAGAATATCCTCCATACCCACCACCCCCCTATCCATCAGGGGAACCAGAGAGTTTGGGAGAGGACTCACTCAATATGAGGCCTCCTGAAGTTACTGGACAGTTTTCCTTGCCTCCT GGGAAGAGGACAAACTTGCGTAAAACTGGCTCTGAGAGAATTGGGCATGGAATGAGAGTGAAATTCAATCCCCTTGCGTTGCTTCTGGATTCATCTTTGGAAGGGGAGTTTGACCTAGTGCAGAGAATAATTTATGAG GTTGAAGACCCTAGCATGCCCAACGATGAAGGGATTACTGCGCTGCACAACGCTGTGTGTGCTGGGCACACGGAAATCGTGAAGTTCCTGGTGCAATTTGGTGTGAACGTGAATGCTGCAGATAGTGATGGATG GACCCCGTTACACTGTGCAGCATCGTGCAATAACGTGCAGGTGTGCAAGTTCCTGGTGGAGTCAGGTGCAGCTGTGTTTGCCATGACCTACAGTGACATGCAGACAGCTGCAGACAAGTGTGAGGAAATGGAGGAAGGCtacacccagtgctcccagttcttaTATG GAGTCCAGGAGAAAATGGGGATTATGAACAAAGGAGTGATTTATGGACTCTGGGATTATGAGGCTCAAAATGATGATGAGCTTTCAATGAAAGAGGGAGACTGCATGACAATCCTGCGCCGGGAAGATGAAGATGAAATTGAGTGGTGGTGGGCACGGCTGAATGACAAGGAAGGCTACGTTCCCCGCAACCTCCTAGGG CTGTATCCAAGGATTAAACCTAGACAAAGAAGCTTGGCATGA
- the TP53BP2 gene encoding apoptosis-stimulating of p53 protein 2 isoform X4 yields the protein MRFGSKMMPMFLTVYLSNNEQHFTEVPVTPETTCRDVVELCKEPGETECHLAEVWCGSERPIADNERMLDILQRFGMQRSEVRFFLRHERSPCREAGTGQRSQDPALKRNGVKVPGERRIENGVTAPRMDMTLAELQEMASRQQQQIEAQQQMLANKEQRLKFLKQQDQRQQQQAAEQEKLKRLKEIAENQEAKLKKVRALKGHVEQKRLSNGKLVEEIEQMNSLFQQKQRELVLAVSKVEELTRQLEMLKNGRIDGYHDNQSAVAELDRLYKELQLRNKLNQEQNAKLQQQRECLNKRNSEVAVMDKRVNELRERLWKKKAALQQKENLPVSSDGNLSQPVASAPSRVAAVGPYIQSSTMPRIASRPELLVKPAFSDGTQALQVPDGPLKTQTLPNMRGGSSSQAKVPAGSVVPSAKPPPSATDWSSSNADNHIGQGSALTSGKGIVTSEGQAAEGENFLRDKEKKVRPFSMFDSVDQSAGLGTLRKNQSSEDLLREAQAANKNVTKVPPPVPTKPKQINLPYFGQASHLQPSDTKLDGNLQKLPLAVVTMGNKQKPVAQQPSNPPQQIQQRISVPPVGPSSGQDQILPSSKQESPPAAAVRPFTPQPSKEASLPPFRKPQTVAASSIYSMYTQQQTPGKNFQQAVQSALTRAQTRAPHFPSVYGKPVMAGAGVQNQLPQTENVYSNLQSKPGSPEPEMETTASAHENHETERIPRPLSPTKLLPFLSNPYRNQSDADLEALRKKLSNAPRPLKKRSSITEPEGPNGPNIQKLLYQRTTLAAMETISAPSHPSKQTASAASPESPVEIPNPYLSAESEKETAASMPEPAIAEEPENTPADQSEAVLPSIALDTVPEGVSDGDELTQLKMEEPSLEASLPLEVYMEEYPPYPPPPYPSGEPESLGEDSLNMRPPEVTGQFSLPPGKRTNLRKTGSERIGHGMRVKFNPLALLLDSSLEGEFDLVQRIIYEVEDPSMPNDEGITALHNAVCAGHTEIVKFLVQFGVNVNAADSDGWTPLHCAASCNNVQVCKFLVESGAAVFAMTYSDMQTAADKCEEMEEGYTQCSQFLYGVQEKMGIMNKGVIYGLWDYEAQNDDELSMKEGDCMTILRREDEDEIEWWWARLNDKEGYVPRNLLGLYPRIKPRQRSLA from the exons GGACTGGACAAAGGTCTCAAGATCCAGCCTTAAAAAGAAATGGTGTGAAAGTGCCTGGTGAGCGAAGAATAGAGAATGGA GTCACTGCTCCGAGGATGGATATGACACTGGCTGAACTTCAGGAGATGGCATCACGCCAGCAGCAACAAATTGAGGCTCAACAGCAAATGCTGGCTAATAAG GAGCAGCGTCTGAAATTCCTGAAACAGCAAGACCAGCGACAGCAACAGCAAGCTGCTGAACAGGAAAAACTTAAGCGATTGAAAGAAATTGCTGAGAATCAGGAAGCCAAACTCAAGAAAGTGAGAGCACTCAAAGGCCATGTGGAGCAAAAAAGACTCAGTAATGGGAAATTAG TGGAGGAGATTGAACAGAtgaacagcctgttccagcagAAGCAGCGCGAGCTGGTGCTGGCGGTGTCAAAAGTAGAGGAACTCACCAGGCAACTGGAGATGCTGAAGAACGGCCGGATTGACGGTTACCACGACAACCAGTCCGCCGTAGCTGAGCTCGACCGCCTGTACAAGGAGCTGCAG TTGAGGAACAAACTGAACCAGGAGCAGAATGCCAAGCTGCAGCAACAGAGGGAGTGTTTGAACAAGCGCAACTCGGAGGTGGCAGTCATGGACAAGCGTGTTAATGAGCTGCGAGAACGCCTGTGGAAGAAAAAGGCAGCTCTGCAACAGAAAGAGAACTTACCA GTTTCTTCAGATGGGAATTTATCCCAGCCAGTGGCTTCTGCTCCAAGTCGAGTGGCAGCAGTAGGTCCTTATATCCAGTCCTCTACTATGCCACGTATTGCTTCCAGACCTGAACTTTTGGTGAAACCAGCATTTTCAGATGGGACACAAGCTTTGCAAGTACCTGATGGTCCACTGAAAACACAAACTCTGCCCAACATGAGAGGTGGGAGCAGTTCACAAGCTAAGGTTCCGGCAG GTTCTGTAGTTCCCAGTGCAAAACCTCCCCCATCTGCCACTGACTGGAGTAGTTCAAATGCCGACAATCATATTGGTCAGGGTTCAGCCTTGACTTCAGGAAAAGGAATTGTGACTAGTGAAGGACAAG CAGCTGAAGGAGAAAATTTTTTACGAGACAAAGAGAAGAAAGTGCGTCCATTCTCAATGTTTGATTCTGTGGACCAGTCTGCTGGGCTCGGCACGCTGAGAAAGAACCAGAGCAGTGAAGATCTCCTGCGAGAAGCACAG GCAGCCAATAAAAATGTAACAAAGGTACCACCACCTGTCCCCACTAAACCAAAACAGATAAACTTGCCTTACTTTGGTCAAGCCAGTCATCTGCAACCTTCTGATACAAAGCTTGATGGAAACCTGCAGAAGCTGCCTTTGGCTGTTGTGACTATggggaacaaacaaaaaccagtggCACAGCAGCCTTCCAATCCTCCTCAGCAGATCCAGCAAAGAATTTCTGTACCTCCTGTGGGTCCTTCCTCTGGCCAGGATCAAATTCTTCCCTCCTCCAAACAGGAGAGTCCCCCAGCAGCTGCCGTGAGACCTTTTACCCCTCAGCCGTCCAAAGAGGCCTCACTCCCACCGTTTCGAAAGCCTCAAACTGTGGCTGCAAGTTCAATTTACAGCATGTACACGCAACAGCAGACTCCTGGGAAGAACTTCCAGCAGGCAGTGCAGAGCGCTTTGACAAGGGCACAGACCAGAGCACCGCACTTCCCAAGCG TGTATGGCAAGCCTGTGATGGCAGGAGCCGGTGTACAGAATCAGCTGCCACAGACGGAGAATGTCTACTCAAACCTCCAAAGCAAGCCAGGCAGTCCAGAACCTGAGATGGAAACAACAGCTTCTGCTCATGAGAATCACGAAACAGAGCGAATACCCCGTCCTCTTAGCCCAACCAAATTGCTGCCGTTCTTGTCCAACCCGTACCGCAACCAGAGCGATGCTGATCTGGAAGCACTACGGAAAAAGCTGTCCAATGCGCCCAGACCACTGAAGAAACGTAGCTCCATTACTGAGCCAGAAGGACCTAATGGGCCTAATATTCAGAAGCTGTTGTATCAGAGGACCACTCTGGCTGCAATGGAGACTATCTCAGCTCCATCACATCCCTCCAAACAGACGGCATCAGCAGCCAGTCCTGAAAGCCCAGTGGAGATCCCAAATCCTTATCTAAGTGCAGAATCGGAGAAAGAAACAGCTGCTTCTATGCCAGAACCAGCCATCGCTGAGGAACCAGAGAACACACCAGCAGATCAGAGCgaagctgttcttccctccatagCTTTGGACACTGTACCTGAGGGAGTATCAGATGGTGATGAACTCACACAGCTGAAAATGGAAGAACCAAGCCTAGAAGCTTCACTGCCACTGGAGGTATACATGGAAGAATATCCTCCATACCCACCACCCCCCTATCCATCAGGGGAACCAGAGAGTTTGGGAGAGGACTCACTCAATATGAGGCCTCCTGAAGTTACTGGACAGTTTTCCTTGCCTCCT GGGAAGAGGACAAACTTGCGTAAAACTGGCTCTGAGAGAATTGGGCATGGAATGAGAGTGAAATTCAATCCCCTTGCGTTGCTTCTGGATTCATCTTTGGAAGGGGAGTTTGACCTAGTGCAGAGAATAATTTATGAG GTTGAAGACCCTAGCATGCCCAACGATGAAGGGATTACTGCGCTGCACAACGCTGTGTGTGCTGGGCACACGGAAATCGTGAAGTTCCTGGTGCAATTTGGTGTGAACGTGAATGCTGCAGATAGTGATGGATG GACCCCGTTACACTGTGCAGCATCGTGCAATAACGTGCAGGTGTGCAAGTTCCTGGTGGAGTCAGGTGCAGCTGTGTTTGCCATGACCTACAGTGACATGCAGACAGCTGCAGACAAGTGTGAGGAAATGGAGGAAGGCtacacccagtgctcccagttcttaTATG GAGTCCAGGAGAAAATGGGGATTATGAACAAAGGAGTGATTTATGGACTCTGGGATTATGAGGCTCAAAATGATGATGAGCTTTCAATGAAAGAGGGAGACTGCATGACAATCCTGCGCCGGGAAGATGAAGATGAAATTGAGTGGTGGTGGGCACGGCTGAATGACAAGGAAGGCTACGTTCCCCGCAACCTCCTAGGG CTGTATCCAAGGATTAAACCTAGACAAAGAAGCTTGGCATGA
- the TP53BP2 gene encoding apoptosis-stimulating of p53 protein 2 isoform X2 — protein sequence MVSMLFAVQSDEELSGMFLTVYLSNNEQHFTEVPVTPETTCRDVVELCKEPGETECHLAEVWCGSERPIADNERMLDILQRFGMQRSEVRFFLRHERSPCREAGTGQRSQDPALKRNGVKVPGERRIENGVTAPRMDMTLAELQEMASRQQQQIEAQQQMLANKEQRLKFLKQQDQRQQQQAAEQEKLKRLKEIAENQEAKLKKVRALKGHVEQKRLSNGKLVEEIEQMNSLFQQKQRELVLAVSKVEELTRQLEMLKNGRIDGYHDNQSAVAELDRLYKELQLRNKLNQEQNAKLQQQRECLNKRNSEVAVMDKRVNELRERLWKKKAALQQKENLPVSSDGNLSQPVASAPSRVAAVGPYIQSSTMPRIASRPELLVKPAFSDGTQALQVPDGPLKTQTLPNMRGGSSSQAKVPAGSVVPSAKPPPSATDWSSSNADNHIGQGSALTSGKGIVTSEGQAAEGENFLRDKEKKVRPFSMFDSVDQSAGLGTLRKNQSSEDLLREAQAANKNVTKVPPPVPTKPKQINLPYFGQASHLQPSDTKLDGNLQKLPLAVVTMGNKQKPVAQQPSNPPQQIQQRISVPPVGPSSGQDQILPSSKQESPPAAAVRPFTPQPSKEASLPPFRKPQTVAASSIYSMYTQQQTPGKNFQQAVQSALTRAQTRAPHFPSVYGKPVMAGAGVQNQLPQTENVYSNLQSKPGSPEPEMETTASAHENHETERIPRPLSPTKLLPFLSNPYRNQSDADLEALRKKLSNAPRPLKKRSSITEPEGPNGPNIQKLLYQRTTLAAMETISAPSHPSKQTASAASPESPVEIPNPYLSAESEKETAASMPEPAIAEEPENTPADQSEAVLPSIALDTVPEGVSDGDELTQLKMEEPSLEASLPLEVYMEEYPPYPPPPYPSGEPESLGEDSLNMRPPEVTGQFSLPPGKRTNLRKTGSERIGHGMRVKFNPLALLLDSSLEGEFDLVQRIIYEVEDPSMPNDEGITALHNAVCAGHTEIVKFLVQFGVNVNAADSDGWTPLHCAASCNNVQVCKFLVESGAAVFAMTYSDMQTAADKCEEMEEGYTQCSQFLYGVQEKMGIMNKGVIYGLWDYEAQNDDELSMKEGDCMTILRREDEDEIEWWWARLNDKEGYVPRNLLGLYPRIKPRQRSLA from the exons GGACTGGACAAAGGTCTCAAGATCCAGCCTTAAAAAGAAATGGTGTGAAAGTGCCTGGTGAGCGAAGAATAGAGAATGGA GTCACTGCTCCGAGGATGGATATGACACTGGCTGAACTTCAGGAGATGGCATCACGCCAGCAGCAACAAATTGAGGCTCAACAGCAAATGCTGGCTAATAAG GAGCAGCGTCTGAAATTCCTGAAACAGCAAGACCAGCGACAGCAACAGCAAGCTGCTGAACAGGAAAAACTTAAGCGATTGAAAGAAATTGCTGAGAATCAGGAAGCCAAACTCAAGAAAGTGAGAGCACTCAAAGGCCATGTGGAGCAAAAAAGACTCAGTAATGGGAAATTAG TGGAGGAGATTGAACAGAtgaacagcctgttccagcagAAGCAGCGCGAGCTGGTGCTGGCGGTGTCAAAAGTAGAGGAACTCACCAGGCAACTGGAGATGCTGAAGAACGGCCGGATTGACGGTTACCACGACAACCAGTCCGCCGTAGCTGAGCTCGACCGCCTGTACAAGGAGCTGCAG TTGAGGAACAAACTGAACCAGGAGCAGAATGCCAAGCTGCAGCAACAGAGGGAGTGTTTGAACAAGCGCAACTCGGAGGTGGCAGTCATGGACAAGCGTGTTAATGAGCTGCGAGAACGCCTGTGGAAGAAAAAGGCAGCTCTGCAACAGAAAGAGAACTTACCA GTTTCTTCAGATGGGAATTTATCCCAGCCAGTGGCTTCTGCTCCAAGTCGAGTGGCAGCAGTAGGTCCTTATATCCAGTCCTCTACTATGCCACGTATTGCTTCCAGACCTGAACTTTTGGTGAAACCAGCATTTTCAGATGGGACACAAGCTTTGCAAGTACCTGATGGTCCACTGAAAACACAAACTCTGCCCAACATGAGAGGTGGGAGCAGTTCACAAGCTAAGGTTCCGGCAG GTTCTGTAGTTCCCAGTGCAAAACCTCCCCCATCTGCCACTGACTGGAGTAGTTCAAATGCCGACAATCATATTGGTCAGGGTTCAGCCTTGACTTCAGGAAAAGGAATTGTGACTAGTGAAGGACAAG CAGCTGAAGGAGAAAATTTTTTACGAGACAAAGAGAAGAAAGTGCGTCCATTCTCAATGTTTGATTCTGTGGACCAGTCTGCTGGGCTCGGCACGCTGAGAAAGAACCAGAGCAGTGAAGATCTCCTGCGAGAAGCACAG GCAGCCAATAAAAATGTAACAAAGGTACCACCACCTGTCCCCACTAAACCAAAACAGATAAACTTGCCTTACTTTGGTCAAGCCAGTCATCTGCAACCTTCTGATACAAAGCTTGATGGAAACCTGCAGAAGCTGCCTTTGGCTGTTGTGACTATggggaacaaacaaaaaccagtggCACAGCAGCCTTCCAATCCTCCTCAGCAGATCCAGCAAAGAATTTCTGTACCTCCTGTGGGTCCTTCCTCTGGCCAGGATCAAATTCTTCCCTCCTCCAAACAGGAGAGTCCCCCAGCAGCTGCCGTGAGACCTTTTACCCCTCAGCCGTCCAAAGAGGCCTCACTCCCACCGTTTCGAAAGCCTCAAACTGTGGCTGCAAGTTCAATTTACAGCATGTACACGCAACAGCAGACTCCTGGGAAGAACTTCCAGCAGGCAGTGCAGAGCGCTTTGACAAGGGCACAGACCAGAGCACCGCACTTCCCAAGCG TGTATGGCAAGCCTGTGATGGCAGGAGCCGGTGTACAGAATCAGCTGCCACAGACGGAGAATGTCTACTCAAACCTCCAAAGCAAGCCAGGCAGTCCAGAACCTGAGATGGAAACAACAGCTTCTGCTCATGAGAATCACGAAACAGAGCGAATACCCCGTCCTCTTAGCCCAACCAAATTGCTGCCGTTCTTGTCCAACCCGTACCGCAACCAGAGCGATGCTGATCTGGAAGCACTACGGAAAAAGCTGTCCAATGCGCCCAGACCACTGAAGAAACGTAGCTCCATTACTGAGCCAGAAGGACCTAATGGGCCTAATATTCAGAAGCTGTTGTATCAGAGGACCACTCTGGCTGCAATGGAGACTATCTCAGCTCCATCACATCCCTCCAAACAGACGGCATCAGCAGCCAGTCCTGAAAGCCCAGTGGAGATCCCAAATCCTTATCTAAGTGCAGAATCGGAGAAAGAAACAGCTGCTTCTATGCCAGAACCAGCCATCGCTGAGGAACCAGAGAACACACCAGCAGATCAGAGCgaagctgttcttccctccatagCTTTGGACACTGTACCTGAGGGAGTATCAGATGGTGATGAACTCACACAGCTGAAAATGGAAGAACCAAGCCTAGAAGCTTCACTGCCACTGGAGGTATACATGGAAGAATATCCTCCATACCCACCACCCCCCTATCCATCAGGGGAACCAGAGAGTTTGGGAGAGGACTCACTCAATATGAGGCCTCCTGAAGTTACTGGACAGTTTTCCTTGCCTCCT GGGAAGAGGACAAACTTGCGTAAAACTGGCTCTGAGAGAATTGGGCATGGAATGAGAGTGAAATTCAATCCCCTTGCGTTGCTTCTGGATTCATCTTTGGAAGGGGAGTTTGACCTAGTGCAGAGAATAATTTATGAG GTTGAAGACCCTAGCATGCCCAACGATGAAGGGATTACTGCGCTGCACAACGCTGTGTGTGCTGGGCACACGGAAATCGTGAAGTTCCTGGTGCAATTTGGTGTGAACGTGAATGCTGCAGATAGTGATGGATG GACCCCGTTACACTGTGCAGCATCGTGCAATAACGTGCAGGTGTGCAAGTTCCTGGTGGAGTCAGGTGCAGCTGTGTTTGCCATGACCTACAGTGACATGCAGACAGCTGCAGACAAGTGTGAGGAAATGGAGGAAGGCtacacccagtgctcccagttcttaTATG GAGTCCAGGAGAAAATGGGGATTATGAACAAAGGAGTGATTTATGGACTCTGGGATTATGAGGCTCAAAATGATGATGAGCTTTCAATGAAAGAGGGAGACTGCATGACAATCCTGCGCCGGGAAGATGAAGATGAAATTGAGTGGTGGTGGGCACGGCTGAATGACAAGGAAGGCTACGTTCCCCGCAACCTCCTAGGG CTGTATCCAAGGATTAAACCTAGACAAAGAAGCTTGGCATGA